A genomic window from Gossypium hirsutum isolate 1008001.06 chromosome D12, Gossypium_hirsutum_v2.1, whole genome shotgun sequence includes:
- the LOC107946566 gene encoding plant intracellular Ras-group-related LRR protein 7 produces the protein MQRSVTQASGTGLAEVQKVEWAAKEIHLADDKHIVSELPRCPNSSSLIALYLQGNYELTVIPSLFFQRMQLLQILDLSRTSIKSLPKSLRKLLALKKLLLQGCDLFMELSPQVGKLKNLEELDLDETQIMDLPKETGKLLKLKLLKVSFYHLCGKKTLKSNILIHPETISNLSQLAELSIDVNPADKRWDDSVEAVLKEVCNSKTLRTLSLYLPTFQLLDYASLIYPSLSRFRFTVGHHKRRIISRVPHEVEAEFRKWDKCLRFVNGETIPTQIKGNVIKWKP, from the exons ATGCAGCGGTCTGTTACCCAGGCAAGTGGGACTGGATTGGCCGAGGTACAAAAGGTGGAATGGGCAGCCAAAGAGATCCATTTAGCAGATGATAAACATATAGTGTCTGAGCTGCCAAGATGTCCAAACAGCTCTTCATTGATTGCATTGTATTTGCAGGGAAATTATGAGCTGACAGTTATTCCTTCCTTGTTCTTTCAGCGCATGCAACTTCTCCAAATATTAGATTTGTCCCGTACTAGCATCAAATCTTTGCCAAAATCTCTTCGTAAGCTGCTTGCATTAAAAAAACTCTTGTTACAAGGTTGTGATCTCTTCATGGAACTATCACCTCAAGTTGGGAAACTCAAAAATCTTGAAGAGCTTGATCTTGATGAAACTCAGATCATGGATTTGCCTAAAGAGACTGGAAAGCTACTCAAGTTAAAACTATTGAAAGTATCATTCTATCATTTATGTGGCAAAAAGACGTTGAAATCGAACATTTTGATTCACCCTGAGACAATATCCAATCTCTCACAACTTGCAGAGTTAAGCATTGATGTGAATCCCGCAGACAAGAGGTGGGATGATTCCGTGGAAGCCGTTCTGAAGGAAGTATGCAACTCAAAAACATTGAGGACTCTTAGCTTGTACCTGCCCACGTTCCAACTTTTAGATTATGCATCATTGATATATCCTTCCTTGTCACGCTTTAGATTTACTGTTGGCCATCATAAAAGGAGAATCATATCTCGTGTACCTCATGAAGTTGAAGCAGAATTCAGAAAATGGGACAAATGCTTGAGGTTTGTGAATGGTGAAACCATCCCAACTCAAATAAAAGGG AATGTAATAAAATGGAAACCCTAA